The Desulfobacterales bacterium sequence TACCGGGTACTGGAAGGTCATCGGCTGGGCGATTCCCGCCACCATTATCAGCGCGCTGTTCTTTATCGGCTGGAGCAAGGGAGGGGCCGTGGCCGGCGAGAACCTCCTCTTCTGGATTCTGGCCAACGGGATCCCCTCGGCCCTTGGCGCGCTTGTGGCGCTGGCCCATCCCTTTACCGTGGCCGGCGCCTTTGTTGCCGCGCCCCTTACCAGCCTGACCCCGGTGATCGGCGCCGGGTATGTTACCGCGTTCATTCAGGTGATGATGCGGCCGCCCCAGGTGCGGGAGTTTGAAACCGTGGCCGCGGACATGGTTACCCTGCGCGGCTGGTGGCACAACAAGTTGCTCAGGGTGTTTCTCGCCTTTCTCCTGCCCGGTTTCGGCAGCATGCTCGGCACCTGGATCGGCGGGTATGGAATATTTTCCAATATGTTCTGATGGATGAGTACTGTGAAAGGTGAAATGTAAAAAGTTAACAGTGCTTGGATGATAGAATGTTTTCCTGTGAAATCAGTTGGTTTTCATGTTTAACATTTCACGTTTTACTGGTCCCAGTTAAGGTTAAAGCCCCCGCCTTCAGGCGGGTAGATTTATCACTTCCAATGGAATCCGGTTGGAAGGGAAGAGTTTTTTTACTTCGTGCTCGTGCTCGTGAACGTGCTCGTAAACGTGACCGAGACAAGAAAAAAATAAATATGTTGCGAGCAAGCAGGATGGATTATCAAGGAGAGTCGCTCGATAAATGGACTTGTCGTTCGCCAAAGGCACTTATGTTCGTGTACGAGTACGTTCACGAGCACGAGCACGTCAAAAACGGGTCTTGGACCCGTATCCCGACTTTCAGTCGTTAAGTTAACCCACCGTCTTTAGACAGTGGTTGTTAAGTTTTTACAGCTATCCAACAACGAATACCCAACACATTTCCTGACACCTTTTCTGCCGATTTGTTACGAGGTTAATAACCAAATGAATGATCATTCCCAAAGGCCCACCTGGTCGCGCCGGCTCTACGGCGCCCTGCCCACTGTTTTTCTGCTTGTCCTGCTGGCGGTTGTTGCCGGCCTGTTCATCATGGCGCAGAACAAGGGCGAGCGGCTGGCAGCGGAGAAAAAGGCCATGGCCCGCAAGGAGCGGCCGCCGGTGAACGTGGTGGTCCAGAAGATCGTGCCGCGCCTGGTCCGGGAACGGTTGAACCTGCCGGCCATGATTGAACCCTGGGTGGACCTGCCGCTGCTGGCCGAGGTAGGCGGCATGATTCAAGAGGTGCGGGTGGATGAAGGCGACCGGGTACGGAAAGGGGATCTGCTGGCCCGGATCGACAGCCGCGATTATGAGAACAGCCTCAAGTCGATCAGGGCTGATTACCGGTTGGCAATCATTGACCGTGACCGGCTCCGTGGTCTGTTCGCCAAGGGGATTATTGCCCGGGCCAGACTGGACACTGTCGAGGCCCGGGTCAAGACCCTGGCCGCGGCAATGGCCACCGCGGCCCTGCAACTGGAGCGCTGCGCGATCATTGCTCCCATCTCCGGGGTGGTGAACACCCTGCCGGCCGAGGTCGGCCGGTTTCTGGCGGTTGGCGAT is a genomic window containing:
- a CDS encoding efflux RND transporter periplasmic adaptor subunit, which gives rise to MNDHSQRPTWSRRLYGALPTVFLLVLLAVVAGLFIMAQNKGERLAAEKKAMARKERPPVNVVVQKIVPRLVRERLNLPAMIEPWVDLPLLAEVGGMIQEVRVDEGDRVRKGDLLARIDSRDYENSLKSIRADYRLAIIDRDRLRGLFAKGIIARARLDTVEARVKTLAAAMATAALQLERCAIIAPISGVVNTLPAEVGRFLAVGDPVAGILQIDRVKVVLGIPESDVDAVRKIDWFAVTVDAVNKKFQAQKYFLAVAPESMAQLYRLELAVANQDNALLPGMFARVEVVKQSLPRAIAIPLYAVISRDNKNYVYLDDGGKAVAREVKLGILDGWQIQVREGLVVNDRVIVVGHREVDTGQMLNVVRVVTDPRELVR